Part of the Mycolicibacterium mageritense genome is shown below.
CTCTGGTGACTGACAGCGATTTCATGGAGCTGCTGGACGACGTGATCGGCGGTTCTGCGGTCGAAGAGTTCACCGACACCACACCGGTCGGCGACCAGTTCACGTTGTTCTGATCGCCCCGACCGGAAGGCTCAGCCGAGCGCCTTGGCCTTCAACGTCTCGTACTCGTCGGCGGTGATGGTGCCGGCATCGAGCAGCGCCTTCGCGTCGGCGATCTCCTGCGCCGGGGTGCGGCCCGCCGCCTCGCGGATGTAGGCGTCGGTCTCCTGTTTGGCGGCTGCGGCCGCCGCCGCCGCGCGCTGGGCCATCCCCTGGCCACGTGCGATGAGATACACCACCGCGGTGAGCCACGGGAAGACGATCAGGAAGATCACCCAGACCGCCTTGATCCAGCCCGAGGTCTCGTGATCGCGCCAGAACAGGTCGCCGAGGATCTGGAACAGCACGAGCAGATACGCGATCCAGGCGAAGATGATCAGAAAGTGCCAGAGAAAATCCCACGTCGAACCCCAGTCCATGGGTGCTCCTTGACTTGGTTGGTTGCGTAGTTGATCTACGCATTCGTCAGTTAAACACGCGCGGAGGCGGTTGACCGCCCGACGTGATGCAGTCGTGACCCTTGTAGCCACTACGGTCGTAGTGATAGCTTCACATCATGACAACCACTACACATGTAGTACACCGCTCGTGGTGGGCGATCTACCGCACACACGGCTATTTCTTCCGCGAGGCTGCCATGCTCACGATCGGCCTGGGCGTTGCCCTGCACATATACCGCGTGATCTTCGGTGACCAGCTGGCGCTGAAGTATGCGATCACGCCGTTGACCGACCGGATCTTGCTCATCCCCATGACGTATGCGGCCGTCACGGGCATCGCGCTGCTGGCCCGGCGGCGGGTGATCTTCGCGAATCGGCGCCACCGCGCACTGTTCACGGGCTCGGTGGTCTACATCGCGGGCAGCGTGCCGCTGCACGTCTACTGCAGCTACATCATCGTGGACACCACCCTGGTCACGTGGTTCCCGATGTGGTTCAGCTACCTGCTGCTGATCGTGGTGTACCCGGTGTTCCTCACCATGTTCTGGCGGCTGCACTATAGGAACTGATGCCCGCCAACCCGCAACGTCGTGAGCAGATCCTCGACGCCGCCATCGACATCCTCTGTGACGACGGTGTCGCGGGCCTGACGCACCGGCAGGTGGATGCCCGCGCCGCCGTGCCGGCCGGAACCACCTCCAACTATTTCCGCACCAGGACCGCGCTGCTGGAGGCGACCGCGGCCCGCACGGTGGAACTGCACTGGCAGCGGGTCGAGGCGATGCAGGCCGCACTCGGCCCACTCTCGCGGGAGAGCCTGCGCGCCTTGATGATTCGGATGCTCGAGCCCGACGATCAGC
Proteins encoded:
- a CDS encoding TetR/AcrR family transcriptional regulator, coding for MPANPQRREQILDAAIDILCDDGVAGLTHRQVDARAAVPAGTTSNYFRTRTALLEATAARTVELHWQRVEAMQAALGPLSRESLRALMIRMLEPDDQLRRWTLARFELFMESTRREELRPLMAELQAAAVKSATLIFEAAGFTPPPERMDELSRLLNGLVFSNLTIAPGAGYDPAGVVDRLLSVYPD
- a CDS encoding SHOCT domain-containing protein; translated protein: MDWGSTWDFLWHFLIIFAWIAYLLVLFQILGDLFWRDHETSGWIKAVWVIFLIVFPWLTAVVYLIARGQGMAQRAAAAAAAAKQETDAYIREAAGRTPAQEIADAKALLDAGTITADEYETLKAKALG